A DNA window from Lutra lutra chromosome 8, mLutLut1.2, whole genome shotgun sequence contains the following coding sequences:
- the LOC125107646 gene encoding olfactory receptor 9K2 codes for MGDRGTSNHSEVTDFILVGFRVRPELHILLFLLFLLVYAMILLGNVGMMTIIMTDPRLNTPMYFFLGNLSFIDLFYSSVIAPKAMVNFWSESKSISFAGCLIQFFLFALFIVTEGFLLAAMAYDRFIAICNPLLYSVQMSTHLCIQLVAGSYFCGFISSVLQTGMTFTLSFCASRTIDHFYCDTRPLQRISCSDLFIYRMVSFSLSGIIIMPTIIVIIISYLYIVSTVLKICSSEGRKKAFSTCSSHLGVVSVLYGAVFFMYLTPDRFPELSKVASLCYTLVTPMLNPLIYSLRNKDVKEALKKLLEKRNTIV; via the coding sequence ATGGGTGACAGGGGAACAAGCAATCACTCAGAAGTGACTGACTTCATTCTTGTAGGCTTCAGGGTCCGCCCAGAACTCCacattctcctcttcctgctctttctgcTTGTGTATGCCATGATCCTTCTAGGGAATGTGGGGATGATGACCATTATTATGACTGATCCCCGGCTGAACACACCAATGTATTTCTTCCTAGGCAACCTCTccttcattgatctcttctattCTTCTGTTATTGCACCCAAGGCTATGGTCAACTTCTGGTCTGAGAGCAAGTCCATCTCCTTTGCCGGCTGTCTGATCCagttctttctctttgccttgtTCATTGTGACTGAGGGATTTCTCCTGGCAGCCATGGCTTATGACCGCTTCATTGCCATCTGCAACCCACTCCTCTACTCTGTCCAGATGTCAACTCATCTCTGCATTCAGTTGGTGGCCGGTTCCTATTTTTGTGGCTTCATCAGCTCAGTTCTTCAAACAGGCATGACATTTACTTTGTCCTTTTGTGCTTCCCGCACCATTGATCACTTTTACTGTGATACTCGTCCACTTCAAAGGATATCTTGTTCTGACCTCTTTATCTATAGGatggtttctttctccttatcCGGCATCATTATCATGCCTACCatcatagttattattatttcttatttgtataTTGTGTCCACAGTTCTGAAGATATGCTCCTCTGAGGGACGTAAGAAAGCCTTCTCCACTTGCAGCTCTCACCTAGGAGTCGTGAGTGTACTGTATGGTGCCGTCTTTTTTATGTACCTCACTCCAGACAGATTTCCTGAGCTGAGTAAAGTGGCCTCCTTATGTTACACCTTAGTCACTCCCATGTTGAATCCTTTGATTTACTCCCTGAGAAACAAAGATGTCAAAGAAGCGCTAAAGAAACTTCTAGAGAAGAGAAATAcaattgtttga